In Chitinophagaceae bacterium, the genomic window AAATATTTATGCTTGTTAACAGAGAAATACAAACCCTCGATGAGTTTACCATTCAGCAATTAAGGGATTTTCCCAGGGCAACCGGCGAGCTAAGCAGCTTACTGAGAGATATTGGCCTGGCGGCAAAACGCATCCATGTAGAAGTAAATAAAGCAGGCCTGGTGGATATTTTGGGAGATTATGGCACCACCAATGTGCAGGGAGAAGAGGTAAAAAAACTAGATGTGTTCGCTAACGATCAGTTAATGGGTGTTTTAAGGCATGGCATTAGTTGCGCCGGCATTGGTAGCGAAGAATTGGACGATATTGTGATTTTTAATGATGAAATAAGCAATAAATCAAAATATGTGTGCCTTTTTGATCCATTAGACGGCAGCTCAAATATTGATGTAAATGTATCTATAGGTACCATTTTTAGTGTTTACAGGCGGGTAAGCGAATTGGGTAAGCCTGCAACTAAAGAAGATTTTTTACAAAAAGGCAATAAGCAGGTTGCAGCAGGCTACGTTATTTACGGCTCTTCCACCATGTTGGTTTATGCCACAAACAGGGGCGTAAACGGGTTTACATTAGACCAGGCAATTGGCGAGTTTTCCCTAAGCCACCCGGCAATTAAATGCCCGGAAAATGGCAAAATTTATTCTGTAAACCATGGCAACTTTTTTCAGTATCAGCCTACGGTAAAAAGTTATATAAATGTTTGTCAAAACAAAACCAAAGAAACCGGCGGCCCATACACACAACGCTATATTGGCAGTATGGTGGCAGATGTACATAGAAATTTAATTAAAGGCGGTATTTTTATGTATCCCGGAACTACAGATAAGCCCAAGGGTAAACTCCGCCTGATGTATGAATGTAACCCATTTGCTTTTATTGTAGAAAAAGCTGGTGGCAGGGCTACCAATGGTGATATACGCATCTTAGATATTCAACCTACAGAATTGCACCAGCGTACCCCATTGTTTATTGGCAGTAATAAAATGATGGAAGAACTGGAGCAGCATCACATACCCAAAAGTAAATAATGAGAGAGCCTATAATTTCCGTAAAAAACCTGTATAAAAAATATGGGAGCTTTGAAGCTGTAAAAGGCATTTCATTTGATGTATTTGAAGGGGAAATTTTTGGGTTGCTTGGGCCAAACGGCGCTGGTAAAAGTACAACCCTGGAAATAATAGAAACCCTCCGTATCAAAACATCAGGCAAAATTTTTGTAAATGGTTTTGATCTTGATGAAAAGCCCGGTGAAATCAAAAAAATCATTGGGGTTCAGTTGCAGTCTTCGGGTTTTTATCCAGGCCTTAATCTGTTGGAGTTAATTGAAATGTTTTCCGGTATTTATAATAGTAATACCAATGCTATTGAATTGCTAAAAAAAGTAAACCTGGAAGATAAAGCCCATAACAAGGCAAAGGAGCTTAGTGGCGGCCAAAAGCAAAGATTTTCTATTGCCACTACATTAATCAATAGCCCTAATATTATTTTTCTCGATGAGCCCACTACAGGCCTCGATCCGCAGGCACGCCGCAACCTTTGGGATTTAATAAAAGAAATTAGAAACGCAGGCACAACCGTAATTATAACAACGCATTATATGGATGAAGCCGAGCAACTTTGCGACCGCATTGCCATAATGGATGAAGGTAAAATAATTAAATTGGCCAGCCCCGATGCCATGATAGATGAACTTGTGGCAGGCGGCTTTGAAAAGCCAAAGCCGGTAAAAGGCGCCAACCTGGAAGATGTTTTCATACATTTAACAGGAAAAGAAATACGGGAAGAATAAATTTGTAAATATTTTTAAACAGAATAAAATAATCAAAAGAATGAAAAGGATTTTGTTTGTTACAGTTTTGGGGTTTTTTACCTTAAATACAATAGCTCAAAAAGAAAAGAAAAAAACGGTGCAACAGAACAATGTGCCGGAATTGGATATGAAAAATGCTATTGACAGCTTTAGCTATGCTGCAGGCGTAAATATTGCAAAAAACATGCAGGGCCAGGGTATTGAAAAATTAAATAGCGAGTTATTGAAAAGGGCAGTTGAAGATGTTTTGAGCAATAGAAAATTATTAATGGAAGAACAACAATGCAATATGACTTTACAACAAAAACTACAGCAATTTCAACAGGCAAAACTCCATACCACTAAAGCGGCTGGTGAAGCTTTTTTGGCTAAAAACAAAACAAGGCAGGGCGTTACTGTATTGCCAAACGGCCTGCAATATGAAATAGTAAAAGCCGGAGATGGCCCTAAACCTACAGAAGCAGATACAGTGGTAGTGCATTATACCGGCACTTTAATTGACGGTACCGAATTTGACAGCTCAGTAAAAAGAGGAGAGCCCGCAACTTTTCCATTAAAAGGGGTAATAAAAGGCTGGACAGAAATTTTACAATTGATGCCCAAAGGATCAAAATGGAAAGTATATATTCCCAGCGACCTTGCATATGGCGAAAGAGCAGCAGGGCAATTAATTAAACCCGGCTCTACTTTAATTTTTGATATTGACCTCATTGATATAAAACCTGCAATTGCAAATTGATAGCAGATGATTTAAAATATCCCATTGGCAAATATAATGAGCAGCCGTTCTCTGAAAAATTGAAAGAAGAATGGATTGCTGAAATAGCCGTATTGCCGCAGCACCTGGAACTGGTAATGCAAAACCTCGATGTAGCACAACTGCATACCGCCTACAGGCCCGGAGGCTGGACGGTAAACCAATTGGTACACCATGTTGCCGATAGCCACATGAATGCTTTTTGCAGGTTTAAATTTATACTTACCGAGAACGATTATACAATAAAAGCATACAACCAGGATAAATGGGCAGGGTTGCCCGATACCCAAAATTTGCCGGTTAATATTTCTATTACTTTATTATTTGCACTCCATAAAAGGTGGGTGGAAATATTAAAAAATATCCCTGCCGAAAGCTGGAACCGTACTGCCTTTCACCCGGTACATAATAAAATGGTATCGCTTTGGTATCTTTTGGGCAGCTATGCATGGCATGGGAAACACCATGTGGCCCATATTCAACAACTTAGAAAAAGAATGAACTGGTAAATGTAATTTTCAATACAACTTTTAAAACGATGCAATATGGAACAAACCCCCAATCAAAACTATTTAAGTAACGACTTAACACTTGATGCTGTTGCAAATGCTCATTTGAAAGAAACCGCCATGTGGGGAAAATTCCTGGGAATAACTGGCATGGTAGTTTCTGTTCTATTTATCATTTTTGGATTTTTTGCCGGCGCCTTTTTTTCAAAACTAAGTGAAATGCCCGGCACCGGTGCAAACCCTTTTGCCGAAATGGGTGTAGGTATTCTTAGCGGCATCTATATTGTAATGGGTATTATATCCCTTATTCTTTCGTGGATTATGTACAAATTCGGTAATAAAACGCAACTTGGCTTAAAAACAAATGATCAAACTACCATGAATACCGGCCTGGCAAACTTAAAAATTCTTTTTCGTATTTATGGCATCATTGTTATTATCTACCTGGGTTTTGTTGCACTGGCTTTATTGTTTTCAATTATCGGCACAATGATGAATTAAGGTAGTAACTATTTTTTAAAAACTAAGTTGCTTATTGCAGCTACTTTTTTTATGCATCAGCTTAATATTAATTGTATCTAATCAAATTGTATTACCTTCATTTCAAAATAATTTTACTATGGCAATTATTGCTTCTTACTGGTGGCTGATACTATTAATTTTTATAGTATTTACGGGTTTGGTAACTGTAAACCAGGGCTATATAGGTGTAGTAACTATGTTTGGTAAATACCAGCGCATTTTGCGCCCAGGGTTAAACTTTAAAATACCTTTTTTAGAACAGATTTATAAAAAAGTAAGTATCCAAAATCGTTCGGTTGAAATGGAATTCCAGGCCGTAACAATTGACCAGGCCAATGTGTATTTCAAATCAATGCTTTTATATTCGGTGCAAAACGCCGATGAAGAAACCATTCGTAAAGTTGCTTTTAAATTTTTTAGCGACAGGGATTTAATGCAGGCATTGGTGCGTACCATCGAAGGAAACATCAGGGCATTTGTTGCCACAAAAAAGCAATCGGAAATACTGGGCTTACGCCGGGATATTGTGGAATTTGTAAAAGAACACGTAGATTCTTCACTCGAAGAATGGGGCTACCACCTGCTTGACCTGCAAATAAATGATATCACTTTCGACCAGGCAATTATAGAAAGTATGAGCAAAGTGGTGGCAAGTAATAATTTAAAAGCAGCGGCAGAAAATGAAGGCCAGGCATTACTCATTACTAAAACCAAAGCTGCCGAAGCCGATGGTAACTCCATAAAAATTGCTGCAGAAGCAGAAAGACTGGCTGCCCAGCTACGTGGCCAGGGTGTAGCACTTTTTAGGGAAGAAGTGGCAAGAGGTATGAGCCAGGCAGCAGAGCAAATGAAACAAGCCAACCTGGATACCAATGTAATCCTATTTAGCATGTGGACGGAAGCCATAAAAAACTTTGCAGAATACGGCAAAGGCAATATCATCTTCCTGGATGGCAGCAGCGAAGGCATGGCACGTACCATGCGTGAAATAATGGCCATGCAGCAAATGGATAAAAAATAGTACCGTTTATTTTTTAGAAATAAAATGATGATGTTGAAGATTAACATTTTATTACAGCAAGTTTAAAGCAGGTTTTACTTTATTGCAGGTAAATAATCCAGGCATCAATTAATTGCAGCAAATTTTTATTTTATAATTACAATCTATGTTCACTATTTTTTTACAGGCCGATAGTACTGTAGCAGCCGCTTCATCGGCTCAGGTAGAAACAGTTTGGGGAATGTTAACCAAGGGTGGCCCTTTAATGATTCCTTTATTTATTTTATTTGCCCTGGCCGTATTTTTCTTTTTTGAACGCCTTTTAATCATCCGTAAAGCTTCAAAAGTTGATGAAAATTTTATAAGAATTATTAAAGACCACATTATAAGCGGTAATGTAAATGCTGCAAGGAGTTTATCGAAAAATACCAATAACCCTGTAGCTAAAATGATAGATAAAGGCATCCAACGCATTGGCAAGCCTATAGATGCCATAGAAAAAAGCATGGAGAATGTGGGCAAACTCGAAATATATAAAGTGGAAAAAAATTTGAGTATTTTGGCTGTTATTGCCCGTATTGCGCCATTGTTTGGTTTTGTGGGAACCATTGTGGGGCTGGTAATATTGCTTAAAGAATTTGCAACAATTAGCAACCCTTCTATTAGCCAAATTGCCGATGCCATGTATATTAAATTAATTACTTCGGCCACGGGCCTTATCATTGGTATGCTTGCCTATTTGGGTTACAGTTATCTCGATACGCAAGTGAACAGGCTGGCCAACCGGCTGGAAGTGGCCAACAGCGAGTTTATTGATATTTTACAGGAACCCACACGTTGATTTTTTTCATTGAATTATTAAAATGGCAACTTTAAGAAATAACCGGTACAGGAATGAACATTCTGAAGTGGACACAGGCCCGCTGAACGATATTTTGTTTATACTACTTATGTTTTTTCTCATGATTTCTACACTGGCCAATCCCAATGTAATTAAAATGAGTGTGCCAAGGGCAAAAAGCGATACTAAACAAAAGCAAAGTGTGGTGGTGAGTGTAGATAAGGATAGGAATTTTTATGTAGGCTCAAAAAAAATTGTTGCCGATTCTTTGGAGCCTGCTTTAAGAAAATTTATTAATGAAGGCGATAGTATAAAACCTGCGGTTGTAATTAATGCAGATTCTGTTGCACAATGGGGAGAAATTGTAAGGGTTATGAAAATTGCCCGTAAACTTGGCGCCACTACTTCTGCAACCGTTACAGGCAATGAGTAAAATGTACAAACCTGTTTTTCCCAAATATATCTTTTACCGGTTCTGCCAAAAATTTTTTGGCTTTAAATAAATCCAAAGTTTCAGTTGCAAAATTTTCGTGTACTTCTACAAAGCCTTTGCCGCTATTGAGTAAATGGCCTTGTGCAAATTCTGCAATACTTTCATAAAAAATCAAGGGGTTGTCATCCGGCACAAACAAAGCAATATGAGGTTCATTCAAGCTTACGTTTTTATCCATGTTGCTAATCTGTCTTTTGGGAATGTAAGGCGGGTTGCTTATTATGCAGTCATATTTTTCCGTAAAATCATTTTCTTTCCTGTTTAAAAAATCAATGCAGTAAAAGTTTATGGCAACTTTATTCAACAAGGCATTTTCACGGGCAATATTGAGTGCATTTTCGCTAATATCAATGGCATCAGCAATGGTATTTGGAAATTTATTTTTTATAGAAACAGGGATACATCCGCTGCCGCAGCCAATATCTATTAGCCTGGGTTTTTCCCTTGGCTTTAAAAATTGTATTGCTTGCAGAACCAGTTCTTCTGTTTCGGGGCGTGGTATTAATGTAGCTGGCGTTACTTTAAATTTCAGGTTGTGAAACCAGGTGTAACCCAGCGCATATTGCACCGGCACATGCTTTTTTAATTTATCCAATATGCCCAGCAAATCATCTGTTTCCTCCCTGGCCAAATCTATGTTTTTATCCGGTAAACGGCCCTTGGTAAAATATCCTTTTTCTTTAAATACTAAATGGGTAATTGCAGTAGCCTCGCCTTTGTCATAAATTTTTATCAGCGCCTGCAAATATTGATTGTATAAATTACTTATCTCCATCTTGGCAAACATACTAATTTTGCAGCGCCATTTCACCTTTCAGTTTATATGACAGAAGAAGAAAAATATATGAACCGTTGCCTTCAACTGGCAGCATTGGGTACTTCAACCGTAGCGCCTAATCCTATGGTAGGCGCCGTATTGGTTTATAACAACAGGGTAATTGGCGAAGGGTACCACAGGCAATACGGTGGTGACCACGCCGAAATCAATTGCCTGGCATCGGTAAAAGTTGAAGACAGGCAATATATTGCAAAAGCTGTAATGTACGTTTCACTGGAGCCCTGCGCCCACTTTGGTAAAACCCCGCCCTGTGTTGATGCCATCATCAAAAATAAAATACCCCATGTAGTAATTGCCTGCAGGGATAGCTTTGCTACTGTAAACGGAAAAGGAATCCAAAAATTAAAAGATGCCGGTGTAAAAATTACAGAAAATATCCTGCAACAACAGGCTATAAATTTAAACAAACGTTTTTTTACTTTTCATTCCCTAAACCGGCCCTATATCATTTTAAAATGGGCAAAAAGTGCCAATGGCTTTATAGCAGGTGCAAATAAATCAAGGGTTAAAATTACGAATGAATTAACGGATAAGCTGGTACATAAATGGAGGAGTGAAGAAGCTGCAATAATGGTAGGAACAAATACTGCTCTTATTGATAACCCAGCGCTCAACAACCGGTATTGGAATGGTAAAAACCCGGTAAGAGTAATTATTGACCTTAATTTAAAATTGCCATCTCATTTGCAATTGTTTGATGGGAAATCTCAAACTATAATTATCAATTTTAGTAAACATGAAAAAACACATAACCTTTTGTATCAAAAAATTGACCATAGTGAAAACAGGGTAGCATCTATACTTGCCATGTTGCAAAAGCATAATTTAACATCTGTAATTGTAGAAGGCGGCGCCCAATTGTTGCAATCACTTATCCGTTCCGGTACTTGGGACGAAGCCCGGGTAATTACCAATCAATCATTGATGATTAAAGATGGGTTATCTGCACCGCAATTAATGGATGCATTATTTCAGAATGAACAAATGATCCTTAACGATCAAATACGGTATTATCAAAATCAAAAGCAACAAAATTATTTTGGAGCACTATAATACAATTGATAAGCAGGGCATGGCAGAATTTAAAGACAGGGGAAGCAAGTTCCTGGCTTATGTATTTCCATGTGAAGCTGCTGCAGTTTTTAAAATTAAAATGCTGGAAATTAAAAAAGAACATCCCAAAGCTGTGCATTATTGTTTTGCTTATAAAATGGGAACTGATGGGAATAATTTCAGAAGCAGCGATGATGGCGAGCCTTCGGGCACGGCAGGGAAACCAATTTTAAGGCAAATTGAGAGCAAAAATATTACCGATATATGCATAATAGTTGTAAGGTATTTTGGGGGCACATTATTGGGCGTATCAGGTTTAATTAATGCATATAAAACCTCTGCTTCACTTGCTTTACAAATTGTGCCGGTAATTACCAAACCTATATTAAAATTTTATCAACTACAATTCGGGTACCTCAATTTAAATGATATAATGTTGACAATCAAACAACTTAATGGCATCATTCAACAATCTGAAACACAGCTTTTTTGCAAAATGCTTGTGGGCATTCCTTTAAACAGGGTAGCAGAATTTGATAGGAGAATGGAAAACGCCAGCAACGTGGAAATTGTTGAATTATTGCAGGAGGTGGTAAAAAAAGCAAGGGTAAACCCAAATCTTTAACATTTATTTTTTAATTTTAACCCCAATTCAAAAATTGTTATGAGAAAATTTACATTAGTCATCTTACTGGCTTTTCCGTTTTTGAAGGGCGAAGCCCAACAGCTACATTTTACCAGCCAGTATTTGCAGCATAATTTTATGTATAATCCCGGAGCTGCCGGTATTGCCAATAATAATATGATTGGTATTTCTTACAGAGACCAATGGTCGTCTTTTCCTGGAAATCCCAAAACATATATGTTGTATGGCGATTTTAGCCTCAATAAAATGAAAGCCGGGGCGGGCGCATATATTTACCGGGATGAAACGGGGCCTACAAGTCGCACAGGCATTGATCTTTCTTTCTCAAAGCATATTATTTCATTAGATGGTAAAAAGAAGCTTGGCCTGGGTTTAGAAGTTAGGGGACTGCAATATGCTATAGACAAAAGTAAAATCAATATAGATGTACAGGGAGACCCTGTACTTGCAGGCTCTGGCAATAAATTTGCCTTTGATGCAGGCGCTGGGGTTTATTATACCAATCAAAAATTAAGTGTGGGCGCTGCTGTGAGCCAGTTAATACAATCTAAGCTGGAATTTGGCAGCCCATCCAATGCCAACCAAAGAGGTAAACTTTACAGGCATTATGTATTTAATGCCAATTACAAAATTCAAACCGGCGATAATATTTATTTGCTCCCCAATGCCATGATGCGGATTATTGAACATTCACCATCTGAATATGAATTTGGCGCCATGTTTAATTACAAAGAAAAAATTTGGTGGGGCCTTCAATACAGGATTGACCAGTTTTGGTCAATGCAGGCCGGCGTAAAAATTTTACAAAAAATAGGGTTAACCTATAGTTATGATTATTATCAAACGCCCATTAATGTATTTACATCAGGCTCAGGCGCCCATGAAATTGGTATCCGATTCGATCTAAAATCAAATTCCCCTCAGTTTTAAATCATATATAAACCAGATAAATTACTAATAAACAACTGCATATGTCATTTAATAAAACAAAAAAAGGAACCACAAAATTTGCAAAAATTTTTGCAATGCCTTTTTTGATTACGCTGTGTTTTTTACTTTCGGCACAGTTGAGCTATGCTCAGCCTGCCAATGATGATCCCTGTAATGCAATACCCTTAACCGTTGGCAATAATAACTGTACTTTTCAGCAATTTACTAATGAGGCGGCAACCAATACTGCAGGGGTAACCCCTCCGGGATGTGCCAGTTACCAGGGCGCTGATGTATGGTTTTCGGTAGTAGTACCTGCAGGTGGCGCTTTAATTTTTGACACTCAGCAAGGTGTTGTTACCGATGGTGGTATGGCAATTTACAGAGGAACTTGCGATAACCTTGTTTTAATAGAGTGTGATGATGATGATAGCCCCAATGGTTTAATGCCAAGAATTATGCGTTTCGATTTAATTGCCACAGAAACAATATGGGTAAGATTTTGGGAATATGGCGGTAATAACAATGGTACATTTAATATTTGTGTAACTACTCCTCCGCCGCCTCCTTCTAATGATGATCCTTGCAATGCTATTTCATTAACAGTTGGGAATGCTGTTTGTAACTATACTCAATTTACCAATGCCTTTGCTGGTAATTCTACCGGTGTTCCGGCACCTGGCTGTGCAAACTACCAGGGTGGTGATGTATGGTTTACTGTAACCGTACCTGCTGGTGGCGCTTTAAATTTTAATACACAACAAGGTGTAGTTACCGATGCTGGCATGGCAATTTACAGTGGCTCATGCGATAACCTTAATTTAATAGATTGTGATGATGATGATAGCCAAAACGGATTGATGCCCATGATAATGAGTACTGGCTTAACGCCGGGTGCAACTATTTGGATAAGAGTGTGGGAAAACGGCAATAACAATAATGGTACTTTTGGAATATGCGTAAATACCCCTCCACCGGCTCCGGGCAATGATGACCCATGTGGTGCCATTAATATTAATGCAGCTTATACCTGTAATTATACTATGTATTCCAATGAAGGCTCTACAACAACTACTGGCGCACCGGTGCCGGGTTGTGCAACATTTACTACTCCTGCAGCAAGCAAACCCGACGTATGGTTTAAAGTAGTAGTTCCCTGCGAAGGAAAATTAATTTTTGATACACAAACTGGATCTATAACCG contains:
- a CDS encoding FKBP-type peptidyl-prolyl cis-trans isomerase; amino-acid sequence: MDSFSYAAGVNIAKNMQGQGIEKLNSELLKRAVEDVLSNRKLLMEEQQCNMTLQQKLQQFQQAKLHTTKAAGEAFLAKNKTRQGVTVLPNGLQYEIVKAGDGPKPTEADTVVVHYTGTLIDGTEFDSSVKRGEPATFPLKGVIKGWTEILQLMPKGSKWKVYIPSDLAYGERAAGQLIKPGSTLIFDIDLIDIKPAIAN
- a CDS encoding YigZ family protein, with the translated sequence MAEFKDRGSKFLAYVFPCEAAAVFKIKMLEIKKEHPKAVHYCFAYKMGTDGNNFRSSDDGEPSGTAGKPILRQIESKNITDICIIVVRYFGGTLLGVSGLINAYKTSASLALQIVPVITKPILKFYQLQFGYLNLNDIMLTIKQLNGIIQQSETQLFCKMLVGIPLNRVAEFDRRMENASNVEIVELLQEVVKKARVNPNL
- the prmC gene encoding peptide chain release factor N(5)-glutamine methyltransferase; amino-acid sequence: MFAKMEISNLYNQYLQALIKIYDKGEATAITHLVFKEKGYFTKGRLPDKNIDLAREETDDLLGILDKLKKHVPVQYALGYTWFHNLKFKVTPATLIPRPETEELVLQAIQFLKPREKPRLIDIGCGSGCIPVSIKNKFPNTIADAIDISENALNIARENALLNKVAINFYCIDFLNRKENDFTEKYDCIISNPPYIPKRQISNMDKNVSLNEPHIALFVPDDNPLIFYESIAEFAQGHLLNSGKGFVEVHENFATETLDLFKAKKFLAEPVKDIFGKNRFVHFTHCL
- the ribD gene encoding bifunctional diaminohydroxyphosphoribosylaminopyrimidine deaminase/5-amino-6-(5-phosphoribosylamino)uracil reductase RibD, which codes for MTEEEKYMNRCLQLAALGTSTVAPNPMVGAVLVYNNRVIGEGYHRQYGGDHAEINCLASVKVEDRQYIAKAVMYVSLEPCAHFGKTPPCVDAIIKNKIPHVVIACRDSFATVNGKGIQKLKDAGVKITENILQQQAINLNKRFFTFHSLNRPYIILKWAKSANGFIAGANKSRVKITNELTDKLVHKWRSEEAAIMVGTNTALIDNPALNNRYWNGKNPVRVIIDLNLKLPSHLQLFDGKSQTIIINFSKHEKTHNLLYQKIDHSENRVASILAMLQKHNLTSVIVEGGAQLLQSLIRSGTWDEARVITNQSLMIKDGLSAPQLMDALFQNEQMILNDQIRYYQNQKQQNYFGAL
- a CDS encoding putative metal-dependent hydrolase, whose translation is MADDLKYPIGKYNEQPFSEKLKEEWIAEIAVLPQHLELVMQNLDVAQLHTAYRPGGWTVNQLVHHVADSHMNAFCRFKFILTENDYTIKAYNQDKWAGLPDTQNLPVNISITLLFALHKRWVEILKNIPAESWNRTAFHPVHNKMVSLWYLLGSYAWHGKHHVAHIQQLRKRMNW
- a CDS encoding biopolymer transporter ExbD — protein: MATLRNNRYRNEHSEVDTGPLNDILFILLMFFLMISTLANPNVIKMSVPRAKSDTKQKQSVVVSVDKDRNFYVGSKKIVADSLEPALRKFINEGDSIKPAVVINADSVAQWGEIVRVMKIARKLGATTSATVTGNE
- a CDS encoding SPFH domain-containing protein; amino-acid sequence: MAIIASYWWLILLIFIVFTGLVTVNQGYIGVVTMFGKYQRILRPGLNFKIPFLEQIYKKVSIQNRSVEMEFQAVTIDQANVYFKSMLLYSVQNADEETIRKVAFKFFSDRDLMQALVRTIEGNIRAFVATKKQSEILGLRRDIVEFVKEHVDSSLEEWGYHLLDLQINDITFDQAIIESMSKVVASNNLKAAAENEGQALLITKTKAAEADGNSIKIAAEAERLAAQLRGQGVALFREEVARGMSQAAEQMKQANLDTNVILFSMWTEAIKNFAEYGKGNIIFLDGSSEGMARTMREIMAMQQMDKK
- a CDS encoding MotA/TolQ/ExbB proton channel family protein, translating into MFTIFLQADSTVAAASSAQVETVWGMLTKGGPLMIPLFILFALAVFFFFERLLIIRKASKVDENFIRIIKDHIISGNVNAARSLSKNTNNPVAKMIDKGIQRIGKPIDAIEKSMENVGKLEIYKVEKNLSILAVIARIAPLFGFVGTIVGLVILLKEFATISNPSISQIADAMYIKLITSATGLIIGMLAYLGYSYLDTQVNRLANRLEVANSEFIDILQEPTR
- a CDS encoding ABC transporter ATP-binding protein encodes the protein MREPIISVKNLYKKYGSFEAVKGISFDVFEGEIFGLLGPNGAGKSTTLEIIETLRIKTSGKIFVNGFDLDEKPGEIKKIIGVQLQSSGFYPGLNLLELIEMFSGIYNSNTNAIELLKKVNLEDKAHNKAKELSGGQKQRFSIATTLINSPNIIFLDEPTTGLDPQARRNLWDLIKEIRNAGTTVIITTHYMDEAEQLCDRIAIMDEGKIIKLASPDAMIDELVAGGFEKPKPVKGANLEDVFIHLTGKEIREE
- the fbp gene encoding class 1 fructose-bisphosphatase, with the protein product MQTLDEFTIQQLRDFPRATGELSSLLRDIGLAAKRIHVEVNKAGLVDILGDYGTTNVQGEEVKKLDVFANDQLMGVLRHGISCAGIGSEELDDIVIFNDEISNKSKYVCLFDPLDGSSNIDVNVSIGTIFSVYRRVSELGKPATKEDFLQKGNKQVAAGYVIYGSSTMLVYATNRGVNGFTLDQAIGEFSLSHPAIKCPENGKIYSVNHGNFFQYQPTVKSYINVCQNKTKETGGPYTQRYIGSMVADVHRNLIKGGIFMYPGTTDKPKGKLRLMYECNPFAFIVEKAGGRATNGDIRILDIQPTELHQRTPLFIGSNKMMEELEQHHIPKSK
- a CDS encoding type IX secretion system membrane protein PorP/SprF; amino-acid sequence: MRKFTLVILLAFPFLKGEAQQLHFTSQYLQHNFMYNPGAAGIANNNMIGISYRDQWSSFPGNPKTYMLYGDFSLNKMKAGAGAYIYRDETGPTSRTGIDLSFSKHIISLDGKKKLGLGLEVRGLQYAIDKSKINIDVQGDPVLAGSGNKFAFDAGAGVYYTNQKLSVGAAVSQLIQSKLEFGSPSNANQRGKLYRHYVFNANYKIQTGDNIYLLPNAMMRIIEHSPSEYEFGAMFNYKEKIWWGLQYRIDQFWSMQAGVKILQKIGLTYSYDYYQTPINVFTSGSGAHEIGIRFDLKSNSPQF